GAGCGACCCTCGAAGAACTCGGCCTGTCGCAAGCCGGGGGAGCGGTGCCGGATGTCCAGGGCCCGCTGGAAGAAGGCCAGCAGATCCAGGGCCTCGGCATCGTCCGGCTCGTGGTCCGGTCGGCCCGCCGGGGTCGGCCACCGCACCCAGCTGAGCTCGTTGTCCTGGCAGTAGGCGTTGTTGTTGCCCAGCTGGGTGCGCCACAGCTCGTCGCCCATGGTGATCATCGGCGTCCCGGTGGCCAGGATGAGGGTGGCCGCGAGATTGCGGGCCTGGCGGGTGCGCAGGGCCCGGACCTCCGGGTCGTCGGTCGCCCCCTCGACGCCATAGTTGTGGGAGCGGTTGTTGTCGGTGCCGTCGCGGTTGTCCTCACCGTTGGCCGCGTTGTGCTTGCGGTCGTAGGAGACCAGGTCGCGCAGCGTGAACCCGTCATGGGCGGTGACGAAGTTGATCGACGTCCACGGCCGCCGGTCCGGGGCGAACAGGTCGGACGACCCGCTGAGTCGGTAGCCGAGGTCGCGGACCCCGCCGACACCACGCCAGAAGTCGCGCACGCAGTCCCGGAACCGGTCGTTCCACTCCGACCACTGCACGCCGAACCGTCCGACCGCATAGCCCTCCCCGGTGGCGTCCCACGGCTCGGCGATGAGCTTGCGCGTCGACAGCAGGGGATCGGTGGCGATCGCGGTGAGCAGGGCCGCGCCCGGGTCGAAGTGGCCGCCGTGCGGGCGTCCCAGGACCGAGGCCAGGTCGAACCGGAAACCGTCGACGCCCAGGGACCCGGCCCAGTAACGCAGCGAGTCGACGACCATCCGCACCATCGGCAGCTGGCCGGCGTCCAGGCTGTTGCCGGTCCCGGTGATGTCGCGGCCGGGCCGCAGGTAGTACGACGAGGGGGAGAGCCCGCGCCAGCTCAGCGCGATGGGGAGGTCGGGCCCGCCCTCGCAGGTGTGGTTGTAGACGACGTCCAGGACGACCTCGATACCCGCCCGGTGCAGCGCATCGACCATCGCGACGAACTCCGTCGTCTCCCGCCCCGGTGCGGTGGCATAGCCCGGGTGCGGCGCGAAGAAGCTGAGCGTCGAGTAGCCCCAGTAGTTGCGTCGCCCGGTGGCCAGCAGGCCCGGTTCGGCCGCCGTGGCGTGCACCGGGAGCAGCTCCAGGGTGGTGACGTGCAGGCGCTGCAGGTGCTCGATGACCGCCGGGTGCGCGACTCCCAGGTAGGTGCCACGCAGTTCTTGCGGGACGGCCGGGTGCAGCCGGGTCAGGCCGGCGACATGCGCCTCGTAGACCACGGTCTGCTCCCAGGGCACCCACGGCCGGGCCGAGCGGGACACCGGGGGGTCGACCACGATGCCGACCGGCGCCCGCCCGGCGGTCGGGGCTCCGGGGGCCGCGGCGGCCGGCAGGTCGTACTCGGTGGTGGTGACCTGCCGGGCGTAGGGGTCGAGGAGCAGTTTGGCCGGGTCGTTCGCCGGCACCCGGTAGCCGTACCGCTGGCCCGGGACGACCCCGGGCACGAAGGTGTGCCAGGAGCCGTGGGTCCGCTCGGCCATGGTCACCTGGTGTTCCCGGCCCTGCTCGTCGATCAGGCACAGCAGGACGTCGGTGACGCCGGGACGGCCGTCGGCGACGACGGAGAAGTTCACGCCGTCCCGGTACGCGGTAGCGCCCAACGGGAACGGCATGCCCGGGAACGGGCTCGACCCGACGCGTGGGTGGGCCTGGGGGTCGACACGTCCGGGACTGTCCGCCCGCGGTGCGCCGGGTCCGGCGTCGACCCCCGGGGCCGGGGCCGGGGCCGGGGCGGCGGTGGTCGGGTCGGTCGCGGGCACGGTCGGGACGGACCCGGGGACGGCGGACTCGTCGGCGGTTGGCGTCACGGGAGCAGTCTCCCCGACCACCGGCATGCCGCGAAGCCCTGGGGCGTGGTTGCCGGACGGAGGGGTGATGACGTGAGCAACAATGTTCGGCGTGACCTCCGCCCCTGTAGTGCCGTCATCGATCCAGCCCGGACCCGACTCGGTCGTGCATCTGCTGGAGGTGACGGTCCGCCGGGGCTCGACCCTGCTGCTCGACCGGGTCTCCTGGAGCGTCGACGCCGACGAGCGCTGGGTCATCCTGGGGCCCAACGGCGCCGGTAAGACCACCCTGCTGCAGATCGCCGCGGCCAACCTGTTCCCCACCACCGGCCGGGTGCACGTCCTGGGCGAACGGCTGGGCGCCGTCGACGTCGGGGACATCCGCCCGCGGATCGGGCTGTCCTCGGCCGCCCTGGCCGCCCGGGTCGCCCCCAGCGAGAAGGCGGTCGACGTGGTCGTCTCCGCCGGATGGGGTGTGGTCGGACGCTGGCGGGAGGCCTACGACGCGCAGGACTTCACCCGGGCCGGCGAGCTGCTGTCCGCGATGGGCGTCGACCACCTGGCCGAACGGCAGTTCGGCACGCTGTCCGAGGGCGAACGCAAGCGGGTGCTGGTGGCCCGGGCGCTGATGTCCGACCCGGAACTGCTGCTGCTCGACGAGCCGGCCGCCGGGCTGGACCTCGGTGCTCGCGAGGACCTGCTGGCCCGCCTGTCGGCGCTGGCCGTCGACCCGGTCGCGCCGACCACCATCCTGGTCACCCACCACGTGGAGGAGATCCCGCCGGACTTCAGCCATGTGCTGCTGCTGCGCGGGGGTCGGGTCGTCGTCGCCGGCCCGATCGCCGAGGTGCTCACCGCGCAGTCGCTGTCGAAGACGTTCGGCATGCCGCTCGCGTTGGAACAGCGGGACGGGCGCTATTTCGCCTGGGCGCACGAGGACCGGCCGGCCTGACGCGCGGGGGTCAGGCCGCGTCGTTCCAGGCGTCGCGGATGGCGTCGGCGGCTCGGCCGCCGTCGTCGCCGTTCGTCAGCACCACCAGGGCCGCCCCGGCGGCGGGACGGACCCACAGGTCGGCGTGGAAGCCGCGGTTGACCCCGGGATGGCCGACCACGTCGGAACCCCACCGTTCCACTCCCAGTCCGTATCGACCGTCGGTGCCGGCCGCCGGGGACCGCATGTCGACGGCCCGGGGGTCGTTCGAGGCCAGCCAGGCGGCCAGCCGGGTCAGGTCGGCGGCGGTCGTGCACCAACCGGCCGCGGCCGCTTCGACGTAGCGGTACCGGGGGGCCGGCGTGCCGTCGGCGAGGTGACCGGCGGTGTCCCGGGGGTGGGTCTCCGCCTCCTGAGTGCAGCCGTAGCCGCTGTCCGTCAGGCCCGTCGGCTGCAGGAACTCCGATCGGGCCACCTCGGCGAACGGCCGCCCGGTCACGTCCTCGACGACCTGCTGCGCGATCGTGTAGCCGCCGCCGGAATAGGCGTAGGACCCGGGTCGTAGCGATTGGCGCACCGGGGCGCCGGTCGTCGCCCCGGCCAGCGAGTCGGCGGTCATCGGTAGCGGCCGGTCGGCCGGTTCACCGAGGTAGCCGGCCGTGTCGATGCCGGCGGTGTGGCTGAGCAACGCCCGCAGGGTCACCCGCTCCGGGTGCGGGAAACCGGCCGGGGACCACGATCGCAGCATCGACGTGACGGGCGCGTCGAGATCGAGCCGGCCCTGCCCGGCCAGGGTGAGCACCGTCGCCGCGGCCACCGTCTTGGAGATCGACCCGGCCTGGAAGACCGTGCCGGCGGGGACCCCGGCCTGCCCGATCCAGGCGACCTGGCCGTCGACGACGGCGCCGACCGCGACGCCGGGCACCGCGGTGACGTGCGCGGCGGCGGCCGAGACTGCCGAGACTGCGACAGCGGCCGACCGGGGTGGCAGCAGCTCGACGACCGGCGCGCGGGTCGCCAGGTGCCAGCCGATGGCCCCTCCGGTGGCCAGGACGACGGCGACGACGACGCCCGCGACCGCACCTCTCCGCACGCCCACCGACCCTAGGCGGCGGGGTGGTCCAATGGGGACGTGGCCTACCGCTTCACGATCGACGACGTGGCCTGGCTGGCCGGACCGGCCGGCGACGAGGCGCTCGCGGCCGCCGCGGAACGCCCGCTGACCGACGCCTCGCTGTTGACCGACCTCGGTCGTCTGCGCGCCCGGCTCGGTGACGCCGCCGATCGGGCCGGCGCGGTCGTCGAGACCGTGCGCCTGCGGAGGAAGGCGACGGACAAACTCGGCGGGTGGGCCGCCGGGGGCCTGTTCACCGACGAGGCGCTGCAGCAGGCCAGCCCGGTTGCGGTGGCCCGCCATCGCGCCCGTCGACTGGCCGGCGTGGACGTGCACGACCTGACCTGTTCGATCGGCGGCGATCTCGTCGTGCTGGCCGGGCGGGGGGAGGGGACTACCGCCGGTTCGGACCTGGACCCGGTCCGGGTGGCCATGGCCCGCCACAACCTCGACCAGGCCCGGGTGGACGCCGCGGTCACGGTCGCGGACGCCCTGACGGTCCGGGCCCGAGGCGGCCTGCCGTACGCGGATCCGGCGCGCCGGGACACCCGGGGCCGCCGGGTGATGGGGGCCGACGCCGTCGTCCCGTCCGTCGGCGACCTGGACGCGGCGCACGCCGCCCGGCCGCCGGTGCTGCGCGTGCCACCCGGGCTCGACTACGAGGCCCTGGCCCGACCGGGGGAGGTCGAGCTGGTCTCGCTGGCCGGATCGGTCCGGGAGGCCGTACTGTGGCCCGCCGAACTGGCGTCGGTGACCGGGCCGGTCGGGCGGCGGGCCACCGTGCTCGACGCCGACGGCACGGTCCGCCTGGCCCTGACCAGCGACGATCCGGACGACATCCCGGTCCGGCCGGCCGCGGTGGGCGAGTACCTGATCGATCCCGACCCGGCCGTCGTCCGCGCCCACCTGGTCCGCGGGTACGCCGCCCGGTTCGCGTTGCGGCAGCTCGACCCGCACCTGGCCTACCTGACCGGGCCGACCCCGCCGCCCGGAGTGCGGTCGTTCCTCGTCCTCGACGAGGCACCGTTCACCGAGCGGACGGTGGCCGGATGGGCCCGGCGGGACGGAGTGGGAACGCTGGAGATCAAACAGCGCGGCACCGCCGTCGTCCCGGACGACCTGCGCCGGCGACTGCGGCCGGCCCTGCGCGGTGCGACCCGACAGGCGGCGACCCTGGTGCTGGCCCGGGTCGGTCGGTCGGTGCACGCCTACTGGTGCCGGGCGGTCGGCCCGGACGCCTAAGGTGGTGGCCCGTGACCTTCGAACTCCTCCCCGCCGTTGACGTCGCCGACGGCCAGGCCGTCCGCCTGGTCCAGGGCGAGGCCGGCAGCGAGACCCATTACGGGGCCCCGCTCGATGCCGCCCTCGCCTTCCAGGCCGACGGTGCCGAGTGGATCCACCTCGTCGACCTCGACGCCGCCTTCGGCCGCGGGTCCAACGCCGCCCTACTGGCCGAGGTGGTCGGCCGGCTCGACATCAAGGTCGAGATGTCCGGCGGGATCCGGGACGACGCGTCCCTGGAGGCCGCTCTGGCCACCGGCTGCACCCGGGTCAACATCGGCACCGCGGCCCTGGAGAACCCGGACTGGTGCGCCACCGTCATCGACCGTTTCGGCGACCGGGTGGCCATCGGGCTGGACGTGCGGGGCACGACCCTGGCCGCCCGCGGGTGGACGCAGGACGGTGGGGACCTGTGGGAGGTGCTCGCCCGTCTCGACGCCCAGGGCTGCTCGCGGTACGTCGTCACCGACGTCACCAAGGACGGCACGCTGCGCGGTCCGAACCTGGACCTGCTCCGGGAGGTGTGCAGCAAGACCGCGGCCCCGGTCGTGGCCTCCGGTGGGGTCTCCTCGCTGGACGATCTGCGGGCGCTGGCCGGCCTCCGCGACGTCGGCGTCGAAGGGTCGATCGTCGGGAAGGCGCTGTACGCCGGGGCGTTCACCCTGCCCGAGGCGCTGGCCGCGGTCGCCGAGTAGCCGACCCCGGGTGACCGCCGAGCTGGCGTTCCTGGTCGCCACCGCGCTGTACGCGGGGTTCCAGTGGTGCGTCCAGCTGGTGGTCTACCCCCAGTTCGCCGCGGTCGCGCCCGCCGATTTCGCCGCCTACGAGGCCGCCCATCAGCGCCGCATCACCCCGTTGGTCGGGGTGCTGTTCGTCGGCCTGGCCGGAGCCGGCGGGTGGTTGCTGCTGGGCGCCGCGCCGGCCACGCCCGGGTGGCTGATCGCCGTCGCGCTCGCCCTGGTGGCCGCCGTCCCGGTGCTGACCGGCGTCGGGGCGGTACCACAGCACCGGGTGCTGTCCACCGGCTGGGACCCGGCGGCCGCCCACCGGCTGCGGCGGGTCGACCGGTGGCGCACCGCCGGCGCGACCGGGGCGTTGGTGCTGGCCGTGGTCATGGTGGCGGTCGCCACCTGACGCCGGCGATAGATCACTCCCGGACGGGCAGCCCGGTCCGCAGCCGCCACGCGATCAACGCCATCCCCAGGGTGGTGCCCACCTCCGGATCGTCCAGGCCGACCCCCAGCAGGTGCTCGATCCGGCTCAGCCGGTCGTAGAGGGTCTGGCGGCGGATCCCCAGGCGGGCGGCACTGGCGGCCTTGCGCCGGCCGCAGGCGAAGTGCACGTCCAGCGTGCGCAGCAGAGCCGTCGCGTGCTGACGGTCGTGTTCGAACAGTGGGCCCAGCACCTCGGAGGCGAACGCCGACAGCTCGGCCGCGCCGGCCCGGTCGGTGAGGAACCGGTGGGCCGCGACGTCGGCGGCGGTCACCACCCGGCCCCGGGTGCCGACCCGGCGCGCGATACCGGCGATGCGCAGGCTCTGGGCCACCGCGCCGGCCAGTCCGGAAGGGTCGTGGACCGGGGCGGCCACCGCGACGACGCGGACCGATTCGCCGACGCCGGTCGCCGCCAGGGCCATCCGGACCTGCTCGAAGGCGGCGCGCACCCGGGCCGGGTCCGGGCCGGTCCAGCCGCGGGCCAGGACGACGACCGCCGTGCCGTGCACACCCACCAGCGTCGGGCCGAAGCAGGTCTGGGCGGCGTCCCGGACGTGGCGTTCGGCCGCGGCCGGCGAAGCGCGGACGTCGAGGTCGACGGCGGCGGCCAGCAGATGCCGATCCGGAAGCACCGGCCACCCGGCTTCGGCGCACCGCTGCCGGACCTCGCCCGAGGAGGCCAGATCGCCGACGGCGAGTTCGGTGACAAGCGACTGCGCGGGCGAGGGTCGCCCGGTCGCGGTCGAGCGGTGCAGCATCAGCCCGACGGCCACGGCCGCCCGGTCGGCGACCGCCACCCGCCGCTGCGTGCGTTCGCCCAGCAGGGACAGCCGTCCCATCCGTTCGGCGCCGGACCGGACGTCCACCGCGAAGCCGGCCGTCGGCCGCGGTGCCACCTCGGCGCTGGCGGCGACCAGCCGTCCGGTCACGTCCCGGAGTTCGACGGGGCACCCGGCCAGCCGGGCCGTGGTGCTGAGCAGCGTCGCCACTCCCAGGTCGGCCACGACGAGGCCCAGCAGCTCCTGCCACAGGGCGTCGCCGCCCCGGCCGGCGCCGGTGCGGCGGCGGACCAGCAGCTCGTGGAAATCCTCGACCATCCGCTCGAACGGGACCACATCGTCGAGGGCGATCAGGCAGAGGTTGCGGCGCCGGGCCGCCGCGGCCAGTTCCCGCGGCACGTCGAAGAAGGACCGGCCGACCTCCATGGCCAGGGCCGCACACCCGGCGTCGGCCAACCGGTCGACGTAGGTGCCGAGCTCGCGATCGGTCCGTCCCTCCAGGCCCAGCCCGCTGGTCAGCAGCACCTCACCGCCGGCCAGCAGACCGCCCATCTCGAACACCTCGGACGAATGCACCCACCGGATGGTGATCGAGGCCGGGTCACCGCACAGCAACCGGGGCGACCCGGCCACGAACGAGGGCAGGGTCAGGACCTCGGCCAGGGTGGGGAGCACCGGTCCAGCGTGGGGAGCACCGGACGATCTGTCCAGGACCTGCCGGGCAGGGCGGGACACTCTGTCCCTGTTCGACGGTCGTCCCGACCTGATGGGGTGAACGCCATCACCGACGGGAAGGGACCACATGCCCAGTGCACCGCCCACCGAGGACTCCCGGGTCCCCATCGACCCGGTCGATCGTGACCGGTACTTCCTGGACCTGGCCATCGAGCAGGCCGAGATCGGCTGGTCGGAGGGGGGCGTGCCGATCGGGGCGGTCCTCGTCCACGGCGACACCGTGCTCGCCGCCGGCCGCAACCGGCGGGTGCAACTCGGCTCGCCTATCCGGCACGGCGAGACCGACTGCATCGACCTGGCCGGCCGGCAGCCGGCCGAGGTCTACCGGGCCAGCACCCTCTACACGACCCTGTCCCCGTGCTACATGTGCGCCGGGACCTCGCTGCTCTACAACATCCCCCGCATCGTGATCGGCGAGAACACCTCGTTCGAGGCGTCGGAGGCGTGGCTGACCTCGCACGGGGTCGAGCTGACCGTCATGGACGACCCGACCTGTCGGGGTCTGATGGACCGCATGCTGGCCGAGCGCCCGGAGATCTGGTTCGAGGACATCGGGGAGCCCGCGTGACCGGCCGTCTCGACACTCCGGTGACCGCGGAGACGGTCGTCGACCCGGACTATCCGGTCACCCCGGTGCCCCGGCACGCCCGGCGCAGCTTCTTCTCCATCGCGGTCGTGCTGCTCGGCTTCACCGTCTTCACCCCGACCATGCTGGCCGGGGCGTCCCTCGGCGCCGCCTTCGATCTCTCGCAGCTGGTCCTGGTCATCCTGATCGGGTCCGCCGTCCTCGGCACCTACGTGGCCTTCATGGGGTGGGTCGGCGCCCGCAGCGGCCTGACCACCGTCGTGATGTCGCGCTACACCTTTGGCACCGGCGGCGCCAAGCTCGCCTCCATCCTGCTCGGCGGCACCCAGATCGGCTGGTACGGCGTCGTCGTCGGGACCATCGGCGACCTGACCGCGCAGGCCTTCGGCTGGGAGTCCTGGGGCGCCCGGGCCGCCGTCATGATCGTGACGAGCGCCCTGATGTGCGTGACCGCCTGCTACGGCTACCGCGGCATGTACTGGGTGTCGCTCGTCTCCACCCCGCTCATCCTCGTCCTGGCCGTCTGGGTCCTGGTGAAGTCGCTGGAACAGGTCGGCGGCTGGGCCGGCCTGGCTGCCGTCGCCCCCACGACGTCCATGAGCCTGGCCGTCGCCGTGACCACCGTCGTCGGCACGTTCGTCTCGGCCGGCACCCAGTCGCCGAACTGGACCCGGTTCGCCCGGACCGGTCGGCAGGCGGTGCTGGCCTGCGTCATCGGCTTCCTGGTCGGCAACGGGCTGATGATCTTCTTCGGGGCGGTCGGGGCCATGACCACCGGCGAGGGCGACTTCGTCCTGGTGCTGTTCAACATGGGCCTCATCGGCTGGGGACTCTTCCTGCTGTTCGGGAACCTCTGGAAGAGCAACGCCGACACCGCCTACGCCTTCGGGGTGGCCGGGGCCGAACTGTTCGACCGGCCGCGGAAACTGCCGTTCGTCGTCGCCGGATCCGTCATCGGCACCGTGTTCGCCCTCACCGGTGTGCACAACCACCTGGTCGACTACCTGGTGCTGCTCGGGGTCTTCATCCCCCCGCTCGGCGGCGTCATCATCGGCGACTTCCTCCTGCGGTGGCGCGGCGGCGTCCCCGAGGGGCAGGCCACCCAGGTGGTGCGCTGGCAGAACGTCGCCGCGTACGTCGTCGCCAGCCTCGCGGCTTGGGCGTCCAGTCACTTCGCGTTCGGGGTGCCCCCGGTCATCGGCATCCTGCTCGCCGTGGCGCTCGCCGTCGGCCTGGGGCTCGCCGACCGCGGTGCGGCGGCGATCGGTCGGGAATGACGGCTCCGTCTGACCCGCCGGCGTTTTCCCGCCGGCCCGGACCTTCGTAGGGTGGAGGAATGTCAGTCGCGGTGCGGGTCATCCCCTGTCTGGACGTCTCCGAGGGGCGCGTGGTCAAAGGGGTCAACTTCGTCGACCTGGTCGACGCCGGCGACCCGGTGGAGCTGGCCCGGCGTTACGACGAGGAGGGCGCCGACGAGCTCACCTTCCTCGACATCACCGCGACCAGTGACAACCGGCGCAGCGCCTACGAGATGATCCGGCGCACCGCCGAGCAGGTGTTCATCCCGCTCACCGTGGGCGGTGGGGTCCGCACCATCGACGACATCGACCAGCTGCTGCGGGCCGGGGCAGACAAGGTGTCGGTCAACTCGGCCGCGGTGGCCCGCCCGGACTTCCTCCGGGAGGGCGCCGACCGCTTCGGCTCGCAGTGCGTGGTCATCGCCATCGACGCCCGTCGGGTCGCCCCGGGTTCACCGGAGGCGGCGGCCTGCCCGTCCGGGTACGAGGTGACCACGCACGGCGGCCGGCGGGGGACCGGGATCGACGCGATCGCCTGGGCCGAGCAGGCCGAGGCCGCCGGCGCCGGGGAGATCCTGCTCACGTCAATGGACGCCGACGGCACCAAGAACGGCTTCGATCTGCCCATGCTGGCCGCGGTCCGGGCCGCGGTCGGAGTGCCGCTCATCGCCTCGGGCGGGGCGGGAACTCTGGCTCACTTCCCGGAGGCCGTCGGTGCCGGCGCCGACGCGGTCCTGGCCGCTTCGGTCTTCCACTTCGGCACGTTCCGCATCGACCGGGTCAAGCAGGAACTCGCCGAGGCCGGGTATCCGGTCCGCCGGGCCGGGCTGGCCGCCGCCGCCATCGACGCCGTCACCATGGGGGAGGCCCGATGAACGTCCCCGCCGCCGAACGGCAGCCGACGGATTTCCCGACCGTCCGGTTCACCGCCGAGGGACTGGTCTGCGCCGTGGTCCAGCAGCACGACACCGGCGAGGTGCTGATGGTCGCCTGGATGGACGCCACCGCGCTGTACCGGACCCTGACGACTGGGCGGGCCACCTACTGGTCCCGCTCCCGACGCGAGTACTGGGTCAAGGGCGAGACCTCCGGCAACCCGCAGCGGGTGGTCGAGGTCCGACACGACTGCGACGGCGACGCGCTCCTGGTCAAGGTGGATCAGACCGGGGTGGCCTGCCACACCGGGGCCCGGACCTGCTTCGACGACGGGCTGCTCACCGCCGACTAGGTCGCCGGTCAGTCCCGCGGGCGGCGGTAGTGGTAGCCGTGGTGGTCGACGAAACCCAGCCGCCCGTACAGCGCCCGCGCCCCCTGGTTCTCCCGGGCGACCTGCAGGTAGACCTGGTGAGCCCCGTGCGCCGCGCCCCAGTCGAACAGGTCGGCCATGACGGCGGTCCCGGCGCCGGCGCGCCGAGCCGACTCACGGACGGTGACCGCCGTGACCCCGAGCCAGCCGTCGGTGACGACCGCGCGGGCCACGGCGACCCGGCCGGCGGGCGCGCTCAGGGTGGCGAACACCGGTCCGGTCCCGCTGAGCAGCACAGCCTCCGCGGTGTCCGGTAGGGCGGAACCCCGGTACCGGTAGCCGGCGAGCCACTCCGGCGTCGGTCGATCGGCCAGCGCGGCCGGCGACCAGCCCCGCCCCGTCGACGCGCGGCGGGCCGCGTCCCGCACGGCGACCAGGTCGGCGACCATCACGCTCGTCGGGTTGAACGCGACCCACCCGTACCGGTCGAGCGCGGTGTCCAGGGCGTCGGTCGCCGGGCACTCCGGCACCTGGAACAGCGGCCGTAGCCCATGGCCGGCGTAGAAGCGGTCCACCGCGTCGAGGGCATCGTCCAGCGGTCCGTCCGCCGGGCCCAGCGGGAGGACCGAGTTGGCCCGCCCGGTGAACCCGGCCGCCGCCCGCAGCAGCCAGTCGCCGCGCCACACCTCGGTGGTCCCGCACCAGCCGCGCGCGGCCACCCGCTCCAGGGTGAGGACCTCGGTGTCCAGGTCAGGCATCGATCGCCCGGCCGAGCCGGTCGGCGAGTTCGCCGACGAGGGGGTGCGGCAGGGCCAGGTTGAGCCGCAGGAAACCGGGTGCGCCGCAGGCCTGCCCGTCGACCCCCCGCACCCGCGCCGCCGCCTGCAGGTCGGCCACCGATCGGTCCACCGATCGCAGGTCGACCCAGGCCAGGTACGTGCCCTCGATCGGGGCCACCGGCACCGTCGGCACCACCTCGGCCAGCCGTCGGACGAAGAGGTCCCGGCCCCGCTGCAGGTAGCCGACCGTGGCGTCCAGATGCGCCTGCCCCTCGTCGTAGGCGGCGGCGGTGGCCAGGGCGCCGAGCGGACCGACCCCGTGCTGCACCAGGAACGGGACGGTCGCCCAC
This window of the Nakamurella flava genome carries:
- the hisF gene encoding imidazole glycerol phosphate synthase subunit HisF; translation: MSVAVRVIPCLDVSEGRVVKGVNFVDLVDAGDPVELARRYDEEGADELTFLDITATSDNRRSAYEMIRRTAEQVFIPLTVGGGVRTIDDIDQLLRAGADKVSVNSAAVARPDFLREGADRFGSQCVVIAIDARRVAPGSPEAAACPSGYEVTTHGGRRGTGIDAIAWAEQAEAAGAGEILLTSMDADGTKNGFDLPMLAAVRAAVGVPLIASGGAGTLAHFPEAVGAGADAVLAASVFHFGTFRIDRVKQELAEAGYPVRRAGLAAAAIDAVTMGEAR
- the hisI gene encoding phosphoribosyl-AMP cyclohydrolase encodes the protein MNVPAAERQPTDFPTVRFTAEGLVCAVVQQHDTGEVLMVAWMDATALYRTLTTGRATYWSRSRREYWVKGETSGNPQRVVEVRHDCDGDALLVKVDQTGVACHTGARTCFDDGLLTAD
- a CDS encoding GNAT family N-acetyltransferase, whose translation is MPDLDTEVLTLERVAARGWCGTTEVWRGDWLLRAAAGFTGRANSVLPLGPADGPLDDALDAVDRFYAGHGLRPLFQVPECPATDALDTALDRYGWVAFNPTSVMVADLVAVRDAARRASTGRGWSPAALADRPTPEWLAGYRYRGSALPDTAEAVLLSGTGPVFATLSAPAGRVAVARAVVTDGWLGVTAVTVRESARRAGAGTAVMADLFDWGAAHGAHQVYLQVARENQGARALYGRLGFVDHHGYHYRRPRD